Proteins from a single region of Psychrobacter cryohalolentis K5:
- a CDS encoding LysE family translocator, protein MFGIENYLGFILAAILLNITPGTDSMYIITRSMSQGQTAGFYSVFGIISGILVHTLLAALGLSVLLANSPFAFTLVKYIGASYLCYLGFKMLTSKPAPLLASNLPIEEKLASTRPLDRWQIYKQGVITNTFNPKVALFFLAFFPQFIDSSYGNSMLSFLGLGLTFATTGFMWFSCLALLSSKFSENLRKNPTIEVILNRISGVIFIGMGVKLLTEKG, encoded by the coding sequence ATGTTTGGTATTGAAAATTATCTGGGATTTATCCTTGCTGCCATTTTATTAAATATAACACCCGGAACAGATAGCATGTATATCATTACTCGTAGTATGTCACAGGGACAGACTGCAGGATTCTACTCTGTATTCGGTATTATCTCTGGTATTTTAGTACATACTTTGCTGGCTGCGCTCGGGTTGTCCGTCCTATTAGCCAATTCACCATTTGCATTTACGCTAGTGAAATATATTGGCGCAAGCTACTTATGCTATCTAGGCTTTAAAATGCTGACTAGCAAACCAGCACCTTTACTTGCCAGTAATTTACCCATTGAAGAAAAATTAGCCTCTACTCGACCGTTAGATAGGTGGCAGATATATAAGCAAGGGGTTATAACTAATACCTTTAATCCAAAAGTAGCATTATTCTTTTTAGCGTTCTTCCCACAGTTTATCGACTCGAGTTACGGTAATAGTATGTTGTCTTTTTTAGGTCTTGGGCTAACTTTTGCCACGACCGGTTTTATGTGGTTCTCGTGCTTGGCATTACTGTCGTCAAAGTTCAGTGAAAATCTGCGTAAGAATCCTACTATTGAAGTAATTTTAAATAGAATAAGCGGTGTGATATTTATCGGCATGGGAGTCAAGCTGCTGACTGAGAAAGGTTGA
- the acnA gene encoding aconitate hydratase AcnA, with translation MSDIFNVKDTITVDSKDHTYYSLPKLTETYENISKLPFCMKVVLENLLRNEDDGQSVGKNHIEAVANWDAGAEASKEIAFMPARVVLQDFTGVPSVVDLAAMRDAVVELGGKAEQINPFIPSELVVDHSVQVDAYGREDAIDLNEKIEFKRNNERYEFLHWGKNAFKNFVVVPPATGIVHQVNLEYLARVVMAADVDGELTAYPDTVFGTDSHTTMINGIGVLGWGVGGIEAEAAMLGQPSSMLIPQVVGFELKGKLTEGVTATDLVLRVVEMLRAHGVVGKFVEFYGEGLHSMPLADRATIANMSPEYGATCGIFPIDQMAIDYLRLSGRDEAQIELVEKYAKAQGLWHDADTPAATYSSKLELDLSSVQPALAGPNLPQQRINLSDMHEKFGETLTAMTKDRKKEVEAKVRFDEEGGKQEQAKTLAAKPNPFCAEGSTYCTVKIEDEEYRLRDGSVVIAAITSCTNTSNPAVMIGAGLVAKKAAAKGLTAKPWVKTSLAPGSKVVTDYLEKAELMDELEKIGFYLVGYGCTTCIGNSGPLLGAIEGAIEEGDLVAAAVLSGNRNFEGRIHSHVKASYLASPPLVVAYALAGTVDIDLTTHPLGQDQEGNDVFLKDIWPTSEEINELIANNIDADMFRKNYGEVFDGSAAWNAISSADSQLYPWSEESTYIKNPPFFDGMTMEPEGIPDIEGARILGLFGDSITTDHISPAGNIDADSPAGKYLQGRGVMEADFNSYGSRRGNDAVMTRGTFANIRIKNAMMAGKEGGYTYYFNGDSATLQDGQEMAIYDAAMKYKEDKRPLVVLGGAEYGSGSSRDWAAKGTILLGVKAVLTSSFERIHRSNLVGMGVLPLTFKDGENAATYNLDGSEVLSITGLDNGESKTAKVTATRADSSTESFDVNVMLQTPKEREYVRHGGVLHYVLRQLAAESKDAA, from the coding sequence ATGAGTGATATTTTTAATGTAAAAGACACTATTACGGTCGATAGCAAGGACCATACCTATTATAGTCTACCCAAGCTAACTGAGACTTACGAAAACATCAGCAAGTTACCATTTTGCATGAAAGTCGTTTTAGAAAACTTATTGCGTAATGAAGATGACGGGCAGTCTGTTGGCAAAAACCACATCGAAGCGGTCGCCAATTGGGATGCAGGCGCAGAAGCGTCAAAAGAAATAGCCTTTATGCCAGCCCGTGTTGTCCTGCAAGATTTCACTGGTGTGCCATCAGTAGTCGATTTGGCAGCGATGCGCGATGCCGTCGTTGAGCTTGGCGGCAAAGCTGAGCAAATTAACCCGTTTATCCCAAGTGAATTGGTCGTCGATCACTCAGTACAAGTCGATGCTTATGGCCGCGAAGATGCCATAGATCTTAACGAAAAGATTGAGTTTAAGCGTAATAATGAGCGCTATGAATTTCTGCATTGGGGCAAGAATGCCTTTAAAAACTTCGTTGTCGTGCCACCAGCCACAGGTATTGTGCATCAGGTCAACTTAGAGTACTTGGCCCGTGTGGTAATGGCTGCAGATGTCGACGGTGAGCTGACCGCTTATCCTGATACGGTATTTGGTACTGACAGTCACACTACTATGATTAATGGTATTGGTGTACTTGGTTGGGGCGTGGGCGGTATTGAAGCGGAAGCGGCAATGCTTGGTCAGCCATCATCAATGCTCATCCCACAAGTGGTTGGTTTTGAGCTAAAAGGTAAGTTAACCGAAGGCGTTACTGCAACGGATTTAGTGTTACGCGTCGTTGAGATGCTGCGTGCGCATGGCGTGGTTGGTAAGTTCGTCGAATTTTATGGCGAAGGCTTACACAGTATGCCACTTGCAGATCGTGCCACCATTGCCAATATGTCACCAGAATATGGTGCAACGTGCGGTATTTTCCCGATTGACCAAATGGCGATTGATTATCTACGTCTATCAGGTCGTGATGAAGCACAAATCGAGTTGGTTGAAAAATATGCCAAGGCACAAGGCTTATGGCATGATGCAGATACGCCAGCAGCGACCTACTCAAGTAAGTTGGAATTGGATTTATCATCAGTACAGCCCGCACTTGCTGGTCCGAACTTGCCACAACAGCGTATTAATCTATCTGATATGCATGAAAAATTTGGCGAAACCTTGACGGCGATGACCAAAGACCGTAAGAAAGAAGTTGAAGCCAAGGTTCGCTTCGATGAAGAAGGCGGTAAGCAAGAGCAAGCAAAAACGCTCGCGGCAAAACCTAATCCTTTTTGCGCGGAAGGCAGTACTTATTGCACGGTCAAAATCGAAGATGAAGAGTATAGATTGCGTGATGGTTCTGTCGTTATCGCGGCAATTACTTCTTGTACCAATACCTCAAACCCAGCAGTGATGATTGGCGCAGGTTTGGTTGCGAAAAAAGCCGCTGCAAAAGGTCTAACGGCTAAACCATGGGTTAAAACTTCACTGGCTCCAGGGTCAAAAGTAGTAACTGATTACCTTGAAAAAGCCGAATTGATGGATGAGCTAGAGAAAATAGGCTTCTACCTAGTTGGTTATGGCTGTACCACTTGTATCGGTAACTCAGGTCCGTTATTAGGGGCGATTGAAGGGGCTATCGAAGAAGGTGATTTGGTTGCCGCTGCTGTACTATCAGGTAACCGTAACTTTGAAGGTCGTATTCACTCACATGTAAAAGCCAGCTACTTGGCGTCACCGCCATTGGTTGTTGCTTATGCCCTAGCAGGTACTGTCGATATTGACTTGACCACGCATCCGCTAGGACAAGACCAAGAAGGCAATGATGTATTCCTAAAAGACATCTGGCCAACGTCAGAAGAAATTAACGAGCTAATTGCCAATAATATCGACGCGGATATGTTCCGTAAAAACTATGGCGAAGTGTTTGACGGTAGTGCAGCATGGAACGCCATTAGCTCAGCCGATAGCCAGCTGTATCCATGGAGCGAAGAGTCTACGTACATTAAGAACCCACCGTTCTTCGATGGCATGACCATGGAGCCGGAAGGTATCCCTGATATCGAAGGCGCGCGTATCTTAGGGTTGTTCGGTGATTCAATCACCACCGATCATATCTCACCAGCTGGTAATATCGATGCTGATTCTCCTGCGGGTAAGTACTTGCAAGGGCGTGGTGTGATGGAAGCTGACTTCAACAGTTATGGCTCACGCCGTGGTAATGATGCGGTCATGACTCGTGGTACCTTTGCCAATATCCGTATCAAAAACGCCATGATGGCTGGCAAAGAGGGCGGTTATACCTATTACTTCAATGGCGATAGCGCCACGTTACAAGATGGTCAAGAAATGGCTATCTATGATGCGGCGATGAAGTATAAAGAAGATAAACGTCCGCTCGTGGTACTTGGCGGTGCAGAATATGGCTCTGGCTCTAGCCGTGACTGGGCCGCGAAGGGAACGATTCTACTCGGCGTGAAAGCGGTACTGACCAGCTCGTTTGAGCGTATTCACCGCTCAAATCTAGTCGGTATGGGTGTTTTGCCATTGACTTTTAAAGACGGTGAAAATGCAGCGACCTATAATCTAGATGGTTCTGAAGTCCTTAGTATCACAGGTCTAGATAATGGCGAAAGCAAAACAGCCAAAGTTACGGCCACACGTGCCGATAGCTCAACTGAGAGCTTTGACGTCAATGTCATGTTACAGACGCCAAAAGAGCGCGAGTATGTGCGTCATGGCGGTGTATTGCACTATGTGCTACGTCAGTTAGCTGCTGAGAGTAAAGACGCAGCATAG
- a CDS encoding DUF3025 domain-containing protein, with product MTATDLPAKPNTNLYNAPFDVPVNASVNASVEASINNPSAGNSRLDDSFVVIDWHAPWLCHLNQLGYISHAITQLSGLKNEPAQTDIIENTPDIIAKVLNTALQQQADDLQQSLSQTKPALNNQAQTLRFVSQNALPAGEAYESFIGTTGNIPTRNNLHDLFNGSIWLTFPKTKALLNYYHMLEIEQQGIGASRGRVRDTITVFDENGAILVTAEPSIGEALVDFDWQKSLVEPREQWDKPKALNSASQAAVYIFGHALIEKLLQPRKALCAHSIVIYVTPDFFALSLSERISHLDQKVADCMEALLSQPDVTPRKLSPLPILGVPHFWAENAKPNFYDDSQVFRSGRRQK from the coding sequence ATGACCGCTACTGATTTACCTGCTAAGCCTAATACCAATCTTTATAACGCTCCTTTCGATGTGCCTGTTAATGCATCTGTTAATGCATCTGTTGAAGCTTCTATTAATAACCCGTCTGCAGGTAATAGCAGGCTTGATGACAGCTTTGTTGTTATTGACTGGCACGCGCCATGGCTGTGTCACTTAAACCAGTTAGGCTATATAAGTCACGCCATTACTCAGCTAAGTGGCTTAAAAAATGAGCCTGCTCAGACAGATATAATTGAGAATACGCCTGATATTATCGCCAAGGTTTTAAATACAGCATTGCAGCAACAGGCTGATGACCTACAGCAGTCATTATCGCAAACCAAACCTGCACTAAATAATCAAGCCCAAACCTTACGATTTGTCTCACAAAATGCGTTGCCAGCAGGCGAAGCATACGAGAGTTTTATCGGTACGACTGGTAATATTCCGACCCGTAATAATTTGCATGATTTATTTAACGGCAGCATTTGGCTAACCTTTCCAAAGACCAAAGCCTTGCTTAATTATTATCATATGCTTGAAATCGAACAACAAGGTATTGGTGCCAGTCGCGGGCGTGTCCGCGATACCATTACCGTATTTGATGAGAACGGCGCGATTTTAGTGACAGCAGAGCCTAGTATTGGTGAGGCATTAGTGGATTTTGACTGGCAAAAAAGTTTGGTAGAACCGCGTGAGCAGTGGGATAAACCAAAAGCGCTAAATAGCGCCTCTCAAGCTGCAGTTTATATTTTTGGTCATGCCTTAATAGAAAAACTGCTACAACCACGTAAAGCATTATGCGCCCATAGTATTGTTATTTATGTGACGCCAGATTTTTTTGCCTTATCGCTATCTGAGCGTATTAGTCATTTGGATCAGAAAGTAGCTGATTGTATGGAGGCGTTATTATCACAACCGGATGTGACACCGCGCAAACTGTCTCCATTGCCTATTTTGGGTGTGCCGCATTTTTGGGCTGAAAATGCCAAGCCTAACTTTTATGATGATAGCCAAGTGTTTCGCAGTGGTCGCCGTCAAAAATAA
- a CDS encoding metal-dependent hydrolase, whose protein sequence is MANFNTHLNVAFMVSGTMSLTVYKAGLIDDSGFLMCVALGTIGGLLPDLDSDNSTPIKLGFNITSFIFAFGLVMHWRSELSLLALIALWLAGYGFMRYVVFSVFTNMTVHRGVIHSVPYMAIMGLGMTYISYDILNLPLTVSWFYGLFLFGGAIVHLALDELYSVNLSNMKMKRSSGTAMKFYQHKDKWWYLLLYVMLVLLVYFAPPFDEFWQQLRDPAPWAKLKIGLWPELIKNWLN, encoded by the coding sequence ATGGCAAATTTTAACACCCACTTAAATGTCGCATTCATGGTCAGTGGTACGATGAGTCTAACGGTTTATAAAGCTGGCTTGATTGATGATTCAGGTTTTTTGATGTGTGTGGCGCTCGGTACCATCGGTGGGTTGCTACCTGATTTAGATTCAGATAACTCGACGCCGATTAAACTTGGCTTTAATATTACCTCGTTTATTTTTGCCTTTGGTCTGGTGATGCATTGGCGTAGTGAGCTGAGTTTACTGGCGCTGATAGCATTATGGTTGGCCGGCTACGGCTTTATGCGTTATGTGGTATTTTCGGTTTTTACCAATATGACCGTGCATCGCGGTGTCATTCACTCGGTGCCCTATATGGCGATAATGGGGCTTGGAATGACCTATATCAGCTACGATATTTTAAACTTACCGTTGACGGTTAGCTGGTTTTACGGCTTGTTTTTATTTGGCGGCGCGATAGTGCATTTGGCATTAGATGAGTTATATAGTGTGAATTTATCCAATATGAAAATGAAGCGCTCATCGGGTACGGCGATGAAGTTCTATCAGCATAAAGACAAATGGTGGTATCTGCTACTGTACGTCATGCTTGTGCTCTTGGTATATTTTGCGCCACCATTTGATGAATTTTGGCAGCAGCTACGTGACCCCGCACCTTGGGCAAAGCTTAAAATCGGTCTATGGCCAGAATTGATAAAAAACTGGCTAAATTAA
- a CDS encoding YchJ family protein, with translation MSISLQTCPCQMNPSSDDISAPLLYQDCCQPYHDSLLSEETDKADGIKTETAERLMRTRYSAFVLVKPNYIVKTTLPAQQNLLDIQAIESWAKETNWAGLEIVAHTPKLGKRHAQVEFKAYFNVSDNENDGLQAHHELSAFVKVTDKTNNNAQWYFLDPTVEMTITQKQPCICGSGEKFKRCCGMYI, from the coding sequence ATGTCAATTTCTCTACAGACCTGCCCTTGCCAAATGAACCCGTCATCGGATGACATTAGCGCGCCGCTACTTTATCAAGATTGCTGCCAGCCTTACCATGACAGTTTATTGAGCGAAGAAACTGATAAAGCTGACGGCATAAAAACTGAAACTGCTGAACGCCTCATGCGCACGCGCTATAGTGCGTTTGTGTTGGTCAAGCCAAACTATATCGTCAAGACTACACTACCCGCGCAGCAAAATTTACTAGATATTCAGGCGATTGAGAGTTGGGCAAAAGAGACGAACTGGGCAGGATTGGAAATCGTCGCGCACACGCCAAAGCTAGGTAAACGTCATGCGCAAGTTGAATTTAAGGCTTACTTTAATGTCTCTGATAATGAAAATGATGGCTTGCAGGCGCATCATGAATTGTCTGCCTTTGTAAAAGTAACAGACAAAACGAACAACAATGCGCAGTGGTACTTTTTAGATCCAACAGTAGAAATGACTATAACCCAAAAACAGCCGTGTATTTGCGGTTCGGGTGAGAAATTTAAGCGTTGTTGTGGAATGTATATTTAA
- a CDS encoding class II glutamine amidotransferase produces MCQLLGMNCNTPTDIGFSFAGFRRRGGMTDSHEDGFGIAFFERSECTNSDSSNSEKSDNASTGLRLFHDNRPSHLSPVADLVNNYPIKAMNVIAHIRKATQGQNCLANTHPFVREVWGEQWVFAHNGQMNSEFIKRCQRLQDNGNASHCQPVGTTDSEMAFCYLVNRLKSSFKTRPDDKTLFNFLTTQCRYLSANGLFNCLISNGQWQLAYAGSLLFYLTRKAPFGEAKLADDDLAINFGDVTTDKDKVTILVTVPLTENEKWQQLAVNECLIFQDGDVIYKDSPSQRKFLTIEEGVAVARAVGASV; encoded by the coding sequence ATGTGTCAACTTTTAGGTATGAACTGTAATACGCCAACCGATATTGGTTTTAGCTTTGCAGGCTTCCGTCGTCGCGGCGGCATGACAGACAGTCATGAGGATGGTTTTGGTATTGCTTTTTTTGAGCGTAGCGAATGCACTAATAGTGACAGCTCTAATAGTGAAAAGTCGGACAATGCCTCGACTGGTCTACGCTTATTCCATGACAATCGCCCAAGCCATTTATCACCCGTTGCTGATTTGGTTAATAATTATCCAATTAAAGCGATGAATGTTATCGCACATATTCGTAAAGCCACCCAAGGTCAGAATTGTTTGGCGAATACCCATCCTTTTGTCCGTGAAGTCTGGGGCGAGCAGTGGGTATTTGCGCACAACGGACAGATGAATAGCGAATTTATTAAACGCTGCCAGCGCCTGCAAGACAATGGTAATGCCTCACATTGCCAACCAGTCGGCACAACTGATTCTGAAATGGCATTCTGTTATCTGGTCAATCGGCTGAAAAGTAGCTTTAAAACTCGTCCGGATGACAAAACGCTGTTTAACTTTTTGACGACTCAATGTCGTTATTTATCCGCTAACGGTTTGTTTAATTGCTTGATATCGAATGGTCAATGGCAATTGGCTTATGCAGGCAGTTTACTGTTTTATCTCACGCGCAAAGCACCATTTGGTGAAGCGAAATTAGCAGATGATGATTTGGCGATTAACTTTGGTGATGTGACCACTGATAAAGATAAAGTGACTATCTTAGTGACTGTGCCATTGACTGAAAATGAAAAATGGCAACAGTTGGCAGTCAATGAGTGCTTAATATTTCAAGATGGGGATGTCATTTATAAAGACAGCCCAAGCCAGCGCAAGTTTTTGACGATTGAGGAAGGCGTTGCGGTAGCACGGGCAGTTGGGGCGAGTGTTTAG